Proteins encoded within one genomic window of Haematobia irritans isolate KBUSLIRL chromosome 5, ASM5000362v1, whole genome shotgun sequence:
- the Drat gene encoding death resistor Adh domain containing target isoform X3 — protein MDSATAPLVTAATTANAVNDNNSIPPSPSESTKSFNMNKLCRQVSIESPGPQVKNCVFNFFVPIEDTPVHGARIKIVCAGACYRRRDRSASITSMSSVSSDLSDYCPSVTSQTSPAHAGIREGSLFPGFEVAGVIESLGSEVTEENNSGLRIGQRVIVYPFEEAPPGYAELLVVPDLKYIVPIPDSLPISVAAMLPTGALLAMNAVFKAQAVVTEMLKNRPAEEANKKCKVLIVGTGGLALWAVRIASYHFASTGANNYIDVTVASLRDEGFRLATEIKNVSVVQWNECLYEPQLIERTKNVCGGPVDVVIDFGTTSRSLHRSMHCLNKGGVVLISDEVAEKLMPKFSRLSIEYQQQIIPISTGTVEQLRELVDLVADKKIEPPPHSVFPCEQAAEVIQKLCNSEIPGRAILRFHDVE, from the exons AGCAACAGCTCCATTGGTCACTGCAGCAACAACAGCAAACGCAGTAAACGATAACAACTCCATCCCACCATCGCCCAGTGAAAGCACAAAATCATTCAACATGAATAAGCTCTGCCGTCAAGTGTCAATTGAGTCACCTGGTCCACAGGTGAAAAATTGtgtcttcaatttttttgtaccCATTGAGGATACCCCAGTTCATGGAGCACGCATTAAAATTGTATGTGCTGGTGCCTGTTACAGGCGTCGTGACCGTTCAGCCTCCATTACAAGTATGTCTTCGGTTTCATCGGATTTAAGTGATTATTGTCCATCGGTAACTTCACAAACATCTCCCGCTCATGCTGGTATTCGTGAGGGATCATTATTCCCCGGCTTCGAGGTTGCCGGAGTTATTGAATCGCTTGGCAGTGAAGTGACCGAAGAAAATAATTCGGGTTTACGTATTGGCCAACGTGTCATTGTCTATCCATTTGAAGAGGCTCCACCTGGCTATGCCGAATTGCTTGTCGTTCCCGATTTAAAGTATATAGTACCCATTCCAGACTCCTTGCCTATAAGTGTGGCAGCCATGTTGCCGACTGGGGCCCTTTTAGCTATGAATGCTGTATTTAAAGCTCAAGCAGTGGTTACAGAGATGTTAAAGAATCGCCCTGCCGAGGAAGCTAATAAGAAGTGCAAGGTTTTAATTGTGGGCACTGGTGGTCTGGCATTGTGGGCCGTTCGTATTGCCTCGTATCATTTTGCCTCAACAGGagccaataattatatagatGTTACGGTGGCCAGTCTTCGCGATGAGGGCTTCCGTCTGGCCACAGAGATTAAAAA TGTAAGTGTTGTCCAGTGGAACGAATGTCTCTATGAACCACAGTTAATCGAACGCACAAAAAATGTATGCGGTGGTCCCGTTGatgttgttattgattttggtACAACTTCACGCAGTCTTCACCGTTCTATGCATTGCCTGAACAAAGGTGGTGTTGTCTTAATTAGCGATGAAGTGGCCGAAAAATTAATGCCAAAATTCTCACGGCTCTCGATTGAGTATCAACAACAGATAATACCAATTTCAACCGGTACGGTGGAACAATTACGAGAGCTTGTCGATTTGGTTGCAGATAAGAAAATTGAACCACCACCACATTCGGTATTCCCCTGCGAACAAGCTGCTGaagtcatacaaaaactatgcaATTCAGAGATTCCAGGACGTGCTATTTTACGTTTCCATGATGTGGAATAG
- the LOC142237620 gene encoding putative gamma-glutamylcyclotransferase CG2811 isoform X2, with protein MSKVSDKLFKVFVYGTLKRNEPNHHWLTRQENGYARFVAEGSTNEKFPLVVGTRYNIPFLLDKRGLGNNIQGEIYEVDEKMFGNLDILEDYPNYYDREIQKITTATNESVPCWLYLIRNFPAKLLEKPHLSAYHNTKEQPYRERSERDPNVKAIDDLHY; from the exons ATGTCTAAAGTCtctgataaacttttcaaagtATTTGTTTATGGTACCCTTAAGCGGAATGAACCAAATCATCATTGGTTAACACGACAGGAAAATGGTTATGCTCGTTTCGTTGCTGAAGGAAGTACAAATGAAAAGTTTCCACTTGTTGTAGGAACTCGTTACAACATTCCATTTCTATTAGACAAACGTGGATTGGGTAATAATATCCAGGGTGAAATATACGAAGtagatgaaaaaatgtttggaaatctgGATATCTTGGAAGATTATCCAAATTATTATGATCGAGAAATTCAAAAGATTACAACTGCTACAAATGA ATCTGTTCCCTGTTGGCTGTACCTGATACGCAATTTTCCAGCTAAACTTTTGGAGAAGCCTCATTTATCAGCTTATCACAATACCAAAGAACAGCCGTATAGAGAAAGGTCGGAAAGAGATCCAAATGTTAAAGCTATTGATGATTTACATTATTGA
- the Drat gene encoding death resistor Adh domain containing target isoform X2 has protein sequence MPADICTQQFIEPRATAPLVTAATTANAVNDNNSIPPSPSESTKSFNMNKLCRQVSIESPGPQVKNCVFNFFVPIEDTPVHGARIKIVCAGACYRRRDRSASITSMSSVSSDLSDYCPSVTSQTSPAHAGIREGSLFPGFEVAGVIESLGSEVTEENNSGLRIGQRVIVYPFEEAPPGYAELLVVPDLKYIVPIPDSLPISVAAMLPTGALLAMNAVFKAQAVVTEMLKNRPAEEANKKCKVLIVGTGGLALWAVRIASYHFASTGANNYIDVTVASLRDEGFRLATEIKNVSVVQWNECLYEPQLIERTKNVCGGPVDVVIDFGTTSRSLHRSMHCLNKGGVVLISDEVAEKLMPKFSRLSIEYQQQIIPISTGTVEQLRELVDLVADKKIEPPPHSVFPCEQAAEVIQKLCNSEIPGRAILRFHDVE, from the exons AGCAACAGCTCCATTGGTCACTGCAGCAACAACAGCAAACGCAGTAAACGATAACAACTCCATCCCACCATCGCCCAGTGAAAGCACAAAATCATTCAACATGAATAAGCTCTGCCGTCAAGTGTCAATTGAGTCACCTGGTCCACAGGTGAAAAATTGtgtcttcaatttttttgtaccCATTGAGGATACCCCAGTTCATGGAGCACGCATTAAAATTGTATGTGCTGGTGCCTGTTACAGGCGTCGTGACCGTTCAGCCTCCATTACAAGTATGTCTTCGGTTTCATCGGATTTAAGTGATTATTGTCCATCGGTAACTTCACAAACATCTCCCGCTCATGCTGGTATTCGTGAGGGATCATTATTCCCCGGCTTCGAGGTTGCCGGAGTTATTGAATCGCTTGGCAGTGAAGTGACCGAAGAAAATAATTCGGGTTTACGTATTGGCCAACGTGTCATTGTCTATCCATTTGAAGAGGCTCCACCTGGCTATGCCGAATTGCTTGTCGTTCCCGATTTAAAGTATATAGTACCCATTCCAGACTCCTTGCCTATAAGTGTGGCAGCCATGTTGCCGACTGGGGCCCTTTTAGCTATGAATGCTGTATTTAAAGCTCAAGCAGTGGTTACAGAGATGTTAAAGAATCGCCCTGCCGAGGAAGCTAATAAGAAGTGCAAGGTTTTAATTGTGGGCACTGGTGGTCTGGCATTGTGGGCCGTTCGTATTGCCTCGTATCATTTTGCCTCAACAGGagccaataattatatagatGTTACGGTGGCCAGTCTTCGCGATGAGGGCTTCCGTCTGGCCACAGAGATTAAAAA TGTAAGTGTTGTCCAGTGGAACGAATGTCTCTATGAACCACAGTTAATCGAACGCACAAAAAATGTATGCGGTGGTCCCGTTGatgttgttattgattttggtACAACTTCACGCAGTCTTCACCGTTCTATGCATTGCCTGAACAAAGGTGGTGTTGTCTTAATTAGCGATGAAGTGGCCGAAAAATTAATGCCAAAATTCTCACGGCTCTCGATTGAGTATCAACAACAGATAATACCAATTTCAACCGGTACGGTGGAACAATTACGAGAGCTTGTCGATTTGGTTGCAGATAAGAAAATTGAACCACCACCACATTCGGTATTCCCCTGCGAACAAGCTGCTGaagtcatacaaaaactatgcaATTCAGAGATTCCAGGACGTGCTATTTTACGTTTCCATGATGTGGAATAG
- the Drat gene encoding death resistor Adh domain containing target isoform X1 produces the protein MYTAIGPKGTTITTNNKSNKPDTKRATAPLVTAATTANAVNDNNSIPPSPSESTKSFNMNKLCRQVSIESPGPQVKNCVFNFFVPIEDTPVHGARIKIVCAGACYRRRDRSASITSMSSVSSDLSDYCPSVTSQTSPAHAGIREGSLFPGFEVAGVIESLGSEVTEENNSGLRIGQRVIVYPFEEAPPGYAELLVVPDLKYIVPIPDSLPISVAAMLPTGALLAMNAVFKAQAVVTEMLKNRPAEEANKKCKVLIVGTGGLALWAVRIASYHFASTGANNYIDVTVASLRDEGFRLATEIKNVSVVQWNECLYEPQLIERTKNVCGGPVDVVIDFGTTSRSLHRSMHCLNKGGVVLISDEVAEKLMPKFSRLSIEYQQQIIPISTGTVEQLRELVDLVADKKIEPPPHSVFPCEQAAEVIQKLCNSEIPGRAILRFHDVE, from the exons AGCAACAGCTCCATTGGTCACTGCAGCAACAACAGCAAACGCAGTAAACGATAACAACTCCATCCCACCATCGCCCAGTGAAAGCACAAAATCATTCAACATGAATAAGCTCTGCCGTCAAGTGTCAATTGAGTCACCTGGTCCACAGGTGAAAAATTGtgtcttcaatttttttgtaccCATTGAGGATACCCCAGTTCATGGAGCACGCATTAAAATTGTATGTGCTGGTGCCTGTTACAGGCGTCGTGACCGTTCAGCCTCCATTACAAGTATGTCTTCGGTTTCATCGGATTTAAGTGATTATTGTCCATCGGTAACTTCACAAACATCTCCCGCTCATGCTGGTATTCGTGAGGGATCATTATTCCCCGGCTTCGAGGTTGCCGGAGTTATTGAATCGCTTGGCAGTGAAGTGACCGAAGAAAATAATTCGGGTTTACGTATTGGCCAACGTGTCATTGTCTATCCATTTGAAGAGGCTCCACCTGGCTATGCCGAATTGCTTGTCGTTCCCGATTTAAAGTATATAGTACCCATTCCAGACTCCTTGCCTATAAGTGTGGCAGCCATGTTGCCGACTGGGGCCCTTTTAGCTATGAATGCTGTATTTAAAGCTCAAGCAGTGGTTACAGAGATGTTAAAGAATCGCCCTGCCGAGGAAGCTAATAAGAAGTGCAAGGTTTTAATTGTGGGCACTGGTGGTCTGGCATTGTGGGCCGTTCGTATTGCCTCGTATCATTTTGCCTCAACAGGagccaataattatatagatGTTACGGTGGCCAGTCTTCGCGATGAGGGCTTCCGTCTGGCCACAGAGATTAAAAA TGTAAGTGTTGTCCAGTGGAACGAATGTCTCTATGAACCACAGTTAATCGAACGCACAAAAAATGTATGCGGTGGTCCCGTTGatgttgttattgattttggtACAACTTCACGCAGTCTTCACCGTTCTATGCATTGCCTGAACAAAGGTGGTGTTGTCTTAATTAGCGATGAAGTGGCCGAAAAATTAATGCCAAAATTCTCACGGCTCTCGATTGAGTATCAACAACAGATAATACCAATTTCAACCGGTACGGTGGAACAATTACGAGAGCTTGTCGATTTGGTTGCAGATAAGAAAATTGAACCACCACCACATTCGGTATTCCCCTGCGAACAAGCTGCTGaagtcatacaaaaactatgcaATTCAGAGATTCCAGGACGTGCTATTTTACGTTTCCATGATGTGGAATAG
- the LOC142239041 gene encoding receptor expression-enhancing protein 1-like, which produces MISCLLSRLTILTFGTLYPAYYSFKTVRSKSVDEYMKWMTYWISLALFTAIETVTDIFLKWFPFYYEIKILLILWLLPTIGNGSPVIYRTCLNPFLKKHESRIDRALVQMKTQGQDIAFHYASEAIMYLGRGAMNIIHKNIPNGLVGLLANGHGEIVGRSSAPMRPVASSTMLIEELDDPQPSTSANGRKSTKRKTTKVVANDIHIEEEEHQQQRPRANSRGRSRKARQTKTESHLDINLNEH; this is translated from the coding sequence ATGATTAGCTGTCTGCTCTCTCGATTGACCATTCTCACTTTTGGTACTTTATATCCTGCCTACTATTCCTTCAAAACCGTTCGCTCTAAGTCTGTGGATGAATATATGAAATGGATGACATACTGGATATCACTAGCCCTATTTACAGCCATTGAAACTGTAACAGATATTTTTCTCAAGTGGTTTCCCTTCTACTATGAGATAAAAATTCTGTTAATTTTATGGCTCTTGCCAACTATTGGCAATGGGAGTCCAGTTATATATCGCACATGTTTAAATCCTTTCCTAAAGAAGCATGAGTCTCGCATTGATCGTGCATTGGTGCAGATGAAAACCCAAGGACAAGACATTGCATTTCATTATGCCAGCGAAGCTATAATGTATCTTGGAAGAGGTGCTATGAATATAATTCACAAGAATATACCTAATGGTTTGGTAGGTTTATTGGCAaatggtcatggtgaaattgtaGGGAGATCCTCCGCTCCTATGAGACCAGTAGCTAGTTCAACTATGTTAATTGAAGAATTAGATGATCCACAACCATCGACCTCTGCAAACGGAAGAAAAAGTACAAAACGTAAAACCACAAAAGTTGTGGCGAACGATATCCATATTGAAGAAGAAGAACATCAACAACAGCGTCCACGAGCAAATTCGCGGGGACGCAGTCGTAAAGCGCGCCAAACTAAGACAGAATCTCATTTGGATATAAATTTGAACGAGCactga
- the LOC142239040 gene encoding GATA zinc finger domain-containing protein 1 — protein sequence MPPKANPICVDCKKTESLLWRSVENGQLCVECFEIRETAAKEKAEENKETSTESTITDDKNKKLPKDVKEEKRDANLVISEDKCSRLRKSTRATRFKAKVLNTNNSSNANGEKSNTGGGNSKTQTKGRNRRSLFKRVPFKTPQAQATTHCVESIFHKGSYLQVGDIVSLVDGEDNVYYAQIRGLLIDNYSEKSAFLTWLIPTRESPDPKDGFDPATYLIGPDEELSRKLSFLEFVMHAPSNYYLDRTNPFPLPDSMEYDTKPGGYIWTSLPDFQRNKTIEA from the exons atgCCACCAAAAGCCAATCCAATATGTGTCGATTGTAAAAAGACAGAATCTTTACTTTGGCGTTCAGTAGAAAATGGGCAGTTATGCGTTGAATGTTTCGAAATACGTGAGACCGCAGCCAAGGAAAAAGCTGAAGAAAATAAGGAGACAAGCACTGAGAGTACAATTACCGATGACAAAAACAAGAAACTTCCCAAAGATGTCAAAGAAGAAAAACGTGATGCGAATCTGGTTATAAGTGAGGATAAATGTTCACGTCTAAGAAAAAGCACGAGAGCAACACGTTTTAAAGCAAAAGTCCTAAATACCAACAACTCCAGCAATGCTAATGGTGAAAAGAGCAATACAGGTGGTGGAAACTCAAAGACCCAAACAAAGGGAAGAAATAGGAGAAGCCTATTCAAAAGAGTTCCATTTAAAACACCTCAAGCACAGGCCACCACACATTGTGTTGAAAGTATATTCCATAAG gGTTCATATCTGCAAGTTGGAGATATTGTATCATTGGTCGATGGGGAAGATAATGTTTACTATGCCCAAATTCGTGGTTTACTAATCGATAATTACTCAGAAAAATCTGCTTTCCTTACATGGTTAATACCGACACGAGAAAGTCCAGATCCCAAGGATGGATTTGACCCAGCTACATATTTAATAG gTCCCGATGAAGAGCTTTCACGAAAATTATCATTTCTGGAATTTGTTATGCATGCTCCCAGTAACTACTATCTTGATCGAACAAATCCTTTCCCCTTACCAGATAGCATGGAGTATGATACTAAACCAGGCGGCTATATATGGACATCATTACcagattttcaaagaaataaaactatagaGGCTTAA
- the Drat gene encoding death resistor Adh domain containing target isoform X4, translating into MNKLCRQVSIESPGPQVKNCVFNFFVPIEDTPVHGARIKIVCAGACYRRRDRSASITSMSSVSSDLSDYCPSVTSQTSPAHAGIREGSLFPGFEVAGVIESLGSEVTEENNSGLRIGQRVIVYPFEEAPPGYAELLVVPDLKYIVPIPDSLPISVAAMLPTGALLAMNAVFKAQAVVTEMLKNRPAEEANKKCKVLIVGTGGLALWAVRIASYHFASTGANNYIDVTVASLRDEGFRLATEIKNVSVVQWNECLYEPQLIERTKNVCGGPVDVVIDFGTTSRSLHRSMHCLNKGGVVLISDEVAEKLMPKFSRLSIEYQQQIIPISTGTVEQLRELVDLVADKKIEPPPHSVFPCEQAAEVIQKLCNSEIPGRAILRFHDVE; encoded by the exons ATGAATAAGCTCTGCCGTCAAGTGTCAATTGAGTCACCTGGTCCACAGGTGAAAAATTGtgtcttcaatttttttgtaccCATTGAGGATACCCCAGTTCATGGAGCACGCATTAAAATTGTATGTGCTGGTGCCTGTTACAGGCGTCGTGACCGTTCAGCCTCCATTACAAGTATGTCTTCGGTTTCATCGGATTTAAGTGATTATTGTCCATCGGTAACTTCACAAACATCTCCCGCTCATGCTGGTATTCGTGAGGGATCATTATTCCCCGGCTTCGAGGTTGCCGGAGTTATTGAATCGCTTGGCAGTGAAGTGACCGAAGAAAATAATTCGGGTTTACGTATTGGCCAACGTGTCATTGTCTATCCATTTGAAGAGGCTCCACCTGGCTATGCCGAATTGCTTGTCGTTCCCGATTTAAAGTATATAGTACCCATTCCAGACTCCTTGCCTATAAGTGTGGCAGCCATGTTGCCGACTGGGGCCCTTTTAGCTATGAATGCTGTATTTAAAGCTCAAGCAGTGGTTACAGAGATGTTAAAGAATCGCCCTGCCGAGGAAGCTAATAAGAAGTGCAAGGTTTTAATTGTGGGCACTGGTGGTCTGGCATTGTGGGCCGTTCGTATTGCCTCGTATCATTTTGCCTCAACAGGagccaataattatatagatGTTACGGTGGCCAGTCTTCGCGATGAGGGCTTCCGTCTGGCCACAGAGATTAAAAA TGTAAGTGTTGTCCAGTGGAACGAATGTCTCTATGAACCACAGTTAATCGAACGCACAAAAAATGTATGCGGTGGTCCCGTTGatgttgttattgattttggtACAACTTCACGCAGTCTTCACCGTTCTATGCATTGCCTGAACAAAGGTGGTGTTGTCTTAATTAGCGATGAAGTGGCCGAAAAATTAATGCCAAAATTCTCACGGCTCTCGATTGAGTATCAACAACAGATAATACCAATTTCAACCGGTACGGTGGAACAATTACGAGAGCTTGTCGATTTGGTTGCAGATAAGAAAATTGAACCACCACCACATTCGGTATTCCCCTGCGAACAAGCTGCTGaagtcatacaaaaactatgcaATTCAGAGATTCCAGGACGTGCTATTTTACGTTTCCATGATGTGGAATAG